The Penicillium digitatum chromosome 6, complete sequence genome contains the following window.
CTCCTCGTTTTGATAACATTAATTTCAATGCTAAATTTCTCGCAACAAGACTGCAGCTCGTGAATTACCTTGGCATGGTTGTTGATAACAACCTCGATATCAGATGAGAACGTGATACCCATCTTGCTGACGCGGGAATTCAAAGTTGGCGCAAAAAATCCGACAAAAAATGAATCCGGTCCGCAAATATCATGGCAAGATCAACAATTGGCGCTTACACTCTTGAGTATCATTGAAGAAATTAGATCGTTTTATCTACGGCCCGGACCTCTTCACAACCCTTTTCACCCACATCGACGTAAATGACACCATGAAGCATGTGGTAGCATGTTTGGTGCTGTATTTTTCACGTAGCTACCTGGACACAGCATATGCACTCACCCAAGAAGTAGTGATATATGCATAACCCCCCTTCAGGAACATATAAGATCCCTAGTTATGCAAAAAAAATCTCTGTGCTAGTTGTGCTTTTTATCATTAAACTATTACAATGTCACAATGAGGCCCCTTGCAGTCCACCGGTGGCGGTGGAGCGCTTACTCAGCATAACACCCCGGACCGAAGTGGCTTTTCCGTATCGTTGTTGACTCGAGACCACAATCGCATTTTGTTTTGCTTGGTGGCCTCGGGAAAACAGACACTGTGGCTGGTTTTCCTCAGTAGTCAACTTCTAGCGTTGCAGGATCCAGGCTCCCCCGCATATGAGCAAACCTCccccacaaaaaaaaacatcataAACGCGCAACATCAACACTGGACCGATACATGACGTCTTTGTTGACCTGTACGGTTTCGAATCTCGCTACGAACCACTCCGAAACGATCAAAGGCGATTTAGCTGCACCCTCCCCCACGCTTATTCCCCTGCGACGGACCTTCAAGCCGCGCTCCTAGCGGAGTTCGCGCATCGGTGTACCCCTGTCACCACTTGCATCCCACTTCCGCACTCCGGCTTCCACAAAGGTTCTTTGTTGACGAGTATCTCCCGTGCATGGGTTAGAGAGTAAAGATGGCTCCAGGTGGCGGTGGAAATATTAAGGTGGTGGTGCGGGTGCGGCCTTTCAACAGTCGAGGTGAGTGGATATTGACGGGATGGTCTCCCGTGGACCCTACGCTAACCTGTCTGCCTTTGTACAGAGATCGAGCGAGGCGCAAAATGTATTGTGTCGATGGAAGGCTCCCAGACCGTGCTCACCCCTCCACCCGGCGCAGAGGAAAAATCACGGAAGGGCGGGAAGGGTGTTATTGAAGGGAATAAGGTCTTCGCATTTGACCGATCATACTGGTCTTTTGATAAGAACTCATCAAACTTCGCCGACCAAAATGACCTCTTCAACGATCTCGGTTCTCCGCTTCTGGACAATGCCTTTGGGGGTTACAACAATTGTATCTTCGCTTATGGCCAGACAGGTTCGGGAAAATCGTACTCCATGATGGGCTATGGCAAAGAATACGGTGTGATTCCACGGATTTGCCAGTCTATGTTTGAGCGCATAAATGCGATCCAGGCCGACAAGTTATTAAATTGCACTGTTGAGGTGTCGTACCTTGAAATCTATAACGAGCGGGTCCGTGATTTGCTCAACCCGTCAAACAAAGGCAACCTGAAAGTCCGTGAGCATCCGTCGACAGGTCCTTATGTTGAAGATCTGGCCAAACTTGTCGTCAGCTCTTTCGAAGAAATCGAGAACCTGATGGACGAAGGTAACAAGGCTCGAACGGTTGCGGCGACTAACATGAACGAAACCTCAAGTCGATCGCATGCCGTTTTCACCTTGACTCTGACTCAAAAGAGACACGATCAAGAGACTTCGATGGATACCGAGAAAGTGTCGAAAATTAGTTTAGTTGATTTGGCTGGTTCAGAAAGAGCCAACTCTACTGGAGCTACCGGCGCGCGATTGAAGGAGGGAGCGGAGATCAATCGTTCATTGTCAACGCTTGGTCGTGTCATTGCTGCGCTTGCTGATGTCTCTGCTGGCAAGACCGCTGccggaaagaagaagaatgcaTCCATGGTACCATATCGTGATTCAATTCTAACCTGGCTGCTGAAGGACTCTTTGGGTGGAAATTCCATGACTTCCATGATTGCTGCAATCTCTCCTGCAGATATCAACTTTGACGAAACTCTTGGTACTCTGCGATACGCCGACTCGGCGAAACGAATCAAGAACCACGCTGTTGTAAATGAAGATCCGAATGCACGCATGATCCGCGAACTCAAGGAGGAACTCGCACAGCTCCGATCAAAGCTTGGAGGGGGAGTGGGACCGGGAGGAGCAGCTGGCGCAGTAGGTGCTGTTCCCCAGGAGTACTATCCCCCGGATACACCGCTGGAGAAACAGATGGTCTCCATCCAACAGCCGGACGGAAGTGTCACGCAGGTCAGCAAGGcagagattgtagaacaaCTCAATCAAAGTGAGAAGCTCTATAAAGATCTCAACCAGACTTGGGAAGAGAAGCTGCAGAATACAGAACTTATACACAAGGAGCGCGAAGCAGCTTTGGAGGAGTTGGGAATCAACATCGAAAAGGGCTTCATTGGAATGAGTACACCAAAGAAAATGCCCCATTTGGTCAACCTCAGCGATGATCCCCTTCTTGCGGAATGTTTGGTTTACAACATCAAACCGGGCACCACCACGGTTGGTCATATGGATCAAGGCCAAACCGTGGAAATCCGATTGAATGGATCCAAGATCCTTGAGAAACACTGTACGTTCGAGAATGCGGATAATGTTGTGACCATTGTACCCGCCGAAGGTGCGGCTATTATGGTGAACGGCATGCGGGTTAACAAGCCCACACGACTCAAGAGTGGTTTCCGAATTATCCTCGGCGATTTTCATATTTTCCGTTTCAACCATCCCCAAGAGGCTAGAGCTGAGAGGGTCGAGCAGAGCTTACTCCGCCATTCAGTTACCACAAGCCAGCTTGGATCGCCGGCGCCGAACAAAACACATGATCGAAGTCTGAGCAAGGCAGGATCTGACATGGATGGCGATTCATATAGGGCAGATTCACCTATGCCCTCGCAGCGTAGCCGTGAGTCAGACTGGTTTTTAGCACGTAGAGAAGCCGTCAGTGCTATGGTTGGACCTGACCACATCTCCAATTTGCCCGATGATGAATTGGATACACTTTTAGAGGATGTGCAGAAGGTTCGAGCCGAACGCCGGGGACttcccgaagaagaagattccGACTCCATCAGCTCCTTCCCGATTAGGGACAAATACATGTCCAACAGCACCCTCGACAACTATTCCCTGGACACCGCTATCACCATGCCAAGCACGCCCCGACAAAATGACGACGATGAAGTTAATGGCGCCGCATCACTTAGCCAGACTCGTCAAGATGTGCAGCGGCAGCTAGATCGTCGCAAGGAAGAGTTCCAAGAAAGACTTAAGACCGTGGGAGCTTCGTCTGATCTAGACTCACCGGAGCTACGGACTGAGAAAGAGCGAATGGAGTACGCCCTGCGGACAGCCAAGGAAGAATTCGAAGAGCAACTGCGCAAACAAAAGGAGACATTTGAGACCCACATCCGAGATATGGGCAAGCAAGTTCCGCAAATTTTCGAAAATGGCTTCGCCAAGTTGGATGAACGTGAACTCGAGGTCGCGCGCTCAGTGTACAAGCATTGGTCCCAGCGAAATTACGTCCGAATGGCTGAGAAGATTTTGCAATATGCCTCCCTTCTTAAAGAGGCGCAGATCATGAGCCATATCATGGAAAAGCATGTGGTCTTCCAGTTCGCCATTGTCGAC
Protein-coding sequences here:
- a CDS encoding Kinesin family protein; the protein is MAPGGGGNIKVVVRVRPFNSREIERGAKCIVSMEGSQTVLTPPPGAEEKSRKGGKGVIEGNKVFAFDRSYWSFDKNSSNFADQNDLFNDLGSPLLDNAFGGYNNCIFAYGQTGSGKSYSMMGYGKEYGVIPRICQSMFERINAIQADKLLNCTVEVSYLEIYNERVRDLLNPSNKGNLKVREHPSTGPYVEDLAKLVVSSFEEIENLMDEGNKARTVAATNMNETSSRSHAVFTLTLTQKRHDQETSMDTEKVSKISLVDLAGSERANSTGATGARLKEGAEINRSLSTLGRVIAALADVSAGKTAAGKKKNASMVPYRDSILTWLLKDSLGGNSMTSMIAAISPADINFDETLGTLRYADSAKRIKNHAVVNEDPNARMIRELKEELAQLRSKLGGGVGPGGAAGAVGAVPQEYYPPDTPLEKQMVSIQQPDGSVTQVSKAEIVEQLNQSEKLYKDLNQTWEEKLQNTELIHKEREAALEELGINIEKGFIGMSTPKKMPHLVNLSDDPLLAECLVYNIKPGTTTVGHMDQGQTVEIRLNGSKILEKHCTFENADNVVTIVPAEGAAIMVNGMRVNKPTRLKSGFRIILGDFHIFRFNHPQEARAERVEQSLLRHSVTTSQLGSPAPNKTHDRSLSKAGSDMDGDSYRADSPMPSQRSRESDWFLARREAVSAMVGPDHISNLPDDELDTLLEDVQKVRAERRGLPEEEDSDSISSFPIRDKYMSNSTLDNYSLDTAITMPSTPRQNDDDEVNGAASLSQTRQDVQRQLDRRKEEFQERLKTVGASSDLDSPELRTEKERMEYALRTAKEEFEEQLRKQKETFETHIRDMGKQVPQIFENGFAKLDERELEVARSVYKHWSQRNYVRMAEKILQYASLLKEAQIMSHIMEKHVVFQFAIVDHGHNMESSYDLVLNGISGDDDILLDEAKKPCVGVRVIDFKQCVIHLWSIEKLQRRVQAMRQLHQYIDRPDYIQHFKLDNPFSEPCSPQYSLIGDADIPLTAVFETRVQDFSVEITSPYTQSVIGIVRLSLEPSSAQAPSSTLKFNVVMRDMIGFAEWEGSDVHAQLFVPGISEEGGATTTQMIKGFEEGPVRFESVHSMSLPLSSPRTAALKVCVYAGVTSLHLDKLLSWDDMRDSAEPLPQKRTAPRIAESEYYSEERHDVFARIQILEMAESGEYLPVEVVQSSSLDAGTSQLHQGLQRRISVNITYSSTETLPWDDINNIRVGSVRLLDPWGKIPDQDFQTPDVPLKFVQKPTVKENADGTSHVTIVGQWDSSLHGSLLLDRVTAEKYRVQVTVRWDLVSSRLQNPVVFEADQTIQIQGRTYVRQQSMFKQFWNSIRVVHSTTRMYSLVIRPISAKRAADLWRMNTQNDYVKGEELLNAWAPRKVSLVRDYIANRKRRQRVAELHAARGALSAGCLIPSLPRSGRSTPMRGADLNERKSKLLRKYLDLWSLKQDPTEAILVRSNTEPPTDGAAHHRNSDPNGLSDKHSLKPRFTATIQTLPKAPDALKTGYVLTPDDTNNVWVRRFVELRRPYLHIYSVPEGDEINAINLRNARVDHAPDFARLLDGPGVGADGSLSAKGRPNVFAVYGTQNTFLFATRTEAQKVEWILKIDESYFNSNSPRAPLNGDL